One window from the genome of Bdellovibrio sp. ArHS encodes:
- a CDS encoding dihydrofolate reductase family protein, producing the protein MISGHVFIATSLDGFIAKPDGDIQWLISRDDPQEDHGYNDFIKNIDGIIMGRGTFEKALSFASWYYTLPVIVLSQKLTENDIPEHLKDKVQISKLTPQDLMAALETKGWKRVYVDGGQTIQSFLRENLIKDMVITTVPVLIGEGRRLFGAVTDDISVKHIKTTTFPSGLVQTEYQVVR; encoded by the coding sequence ATGATATCGGGTCACGTATTTATTGCGACAAGTTTGGATGGCTTTATCGCTAAACCAGATGGCGATATTCAGTGGCTTATCAGCCGGGATGATCCTCAGGAAGACCACGGGTATAATGATTTCATCAAAAACATCGACGGCATCATCATGGGACGGGGTACATTCGAAAAAGCGCTGAGCTTTGCAAGCTGGTACTACACGCTCCCCGTTATCGTTCTTTCGCAAAAACTTACAGAAAACGACATACCGGAACACCTTAAGGACAAGGTTCAGATCTCGAAACTTACACCTCAAGACCTGATGGCCGCGCTAGAAACGAAGGGGTGGAAAAGAGTTTACGTCGACGGAGGACAAACGATTCAATCCTTCCTGCGCGAAAATTTGATTAAGGATATGGTCATCACAACGGTTCCCGTATTGATCGGCGAAGGACGTCGTCTCTTTGGCGCGGTGACCGACGATATTTCAGTAAAGCATATTAAAACGACAACCTTTCCTTCAGGGTTAGTTCAAACTGAATACCAAGTCGTGCGATGA
- a CDS encoding DEAD/DEAH box helicase: MNNFPEFGLLPSLLKTLKTQRIFTPTEIQRMAIPLLMSGQSVVGVSETGSGKTLTYALPLLHMLKSLEDDGQPVQSDASPRAVVMVPTRDLGEQVAKVFKTFTHDTRLRVRPALGGMSMEQSIRNISGPFEILLATPGRLIQLLEKELIDLSDVRVLVFDEADQMLDKGFLTDSNYIVDMCPQDIPLALFSATVSKNVEEMMNSLFAKAEVLRSQGSGKVVQSLTTKNETVIDGLRWPLFEKLLKKPVQGGTIVFANTREQCDKIAKEMQDKGYKCVLYRGEMDKNERRTNLKKFRNGEVDILISTDLAARGLDLEHVGRVINYHLPQQLENYLHRVGRTARAGREGLVINLVTERDLPLIAKIEGQGATAKDLKARFKDKDGKRLHVKRDEKKAVPSKPVNSKAPQRKPPGKPKGPPASKMLARKSSR; the protein is encoded by the coding sequence ATGAATAATTTCCCTGAATTTGGTCTTTTGCCTTCTCTTCTAAAAACTCTTAAAACCCAGCGTATTTTCACTCCCACGGAAATCCAGCGAATGGCGATCCCTTTGCTGATGTCGGGCCAGTCCGTCGTCGGTGTCTCGGAAACGGGAAGTGGTAAGACTTTGACTTATGCGCTGCCACTTTTGCACATGTTGAAAAGTTTGGAAGATGACGGGCAACCGGTTCAATCCGATGCAAGTCCTCGGGCCGTCGTGATGGTGCCGACCCGCGATTTGGGTGAACAAGTGGCTAAGGTGTTTAAAACCTTCACGCATGATACGCGCTTGCGCGTGCGTCCTGCGCTGGGGGGTATGAGCATGGAACAGTCCATTCGCAATATCAGCGGTCCGTTTGAAATCCTTCTTGCAACACCAGGCCGATTGATTCAGTTGCTTGAAAAAGAATTGATTGATCTGTCAGATGTGCGTGTTTTGGTGTTTGATGAAGCCGATCAGATGCTGGACAAGGGCTTTTTGACAGACTCCAACTATATTGTGGATATGTGTCCACAGGATATTCCTTTAGCTTTGTTTTCTGCGACGGTCTCAAAAAATGTGGAAGAGATGATGAATTCCCTTTTTGCGAAAGCAGAGGTTCTGCGCAGTCAGGGCAGCGGCAAAGTCGTGCAAAGTTTGACCACCAAAAATGAAACCGTCATTGATGGACTTCGTTGGCCTCTGTTTGAAAAATTGCTTAAAAAGCCGGTTCAAGGTGGGACGATTGTCTTCGCCAATACCCGTGAACAGTGTGATAAGATCGCCAAAGAAATGCAGGACAAAGGTTACAAGTGTGTTCTTTATCGTGGCGAAATGGATAAAAATGAACGTCGTACCAATCTAAAAAAGTTCCGCAACGGCGAAGTCGACATTTTGATTTCAACCGATTTGGCGGCGCGAGGTCTGGATCTGGAGCATGTGGGCAGAGTTATCAATTATCATCTTCCCCAACAGCTTGAAAACTATCTTCACCGAGTCGGGCGAACGGCCCGCGCAGGACGTGAAGGTTTGGTGATTAATTTAGTGACGGAACGAGACTTGCCTTTGATTGCAAAAATTGAAGGTCAAGGTGCCACCGCGAAGGATCTTAAAGCTCGCTTCAAAGATAAAGACGGAAAACGTCTGCACGTAAAACGGGATGAAAAAAAGGCAGTGCCGTCGAAGCCTGTAAATTCCAAAGCGCCACAAAGAAAGCCCCCTGGAAAACCCAAGGGCCCTCCAGCCTCAAAGATGCTGGCGAGGAAATCATCGCGTTAA